From a region of the Pontibacillus yanchengensis genome:
- the phoU gene encoding phosphate signaling complex protein PhoU, whose protein sequence is MIYREQFHQELSELKLTVQTMANKTSDLFQLAIDAFIENDLESAKSVLDRDEEINEMEKLINDKVSSLIAKQQPVASDLRSLVVAMKISSDLERMGDHAVNICKSTIRINSHERKDSEKVLQNIDSMKELALDMLGASMSAYRNEDIKEAKKLMELDEDVDEIHQDNYLRISKEFISNPDKKQVEHLLEYAFISRYIERFGDHVKNIGEEVFYLVKGETME, encoded by the coding sequence ATGATATATCGTGAGCAGTTCCATCAAGAATTAAGCGAGTTAAAGTTAACTGTACAAACTATGGCTAATAAAACTTCTGACCTGTTTCAGCTTGCTATCGATGCTTTTATTGAAAATGACCTGGAAAGTGCTAAAAGTGTGTTGGATAGAGATGAGGAAATTAATGAAATGGAGAAATTGATAAACGATAAAGTGAGCTCGCTAATTGCAAAGCAACAACCAGTGGCATCTGACCTAAGAAGCTTAGTGGTTGCTATGAAAATTTCATCAGATTTAGAAAGAATGGGCGATCATGCTGTGAACATATGTAAAAGTACCATTCGTATAAACTCTCATGAACGGAAGGATAGTGAAAAAGTTCTACAAAATATTGATTCTATGAAGGAACTGGCTCTCGACATGTTAGGAGCCTCAATGTCAGCTTATCGTAATGAGGACATAAAGGAAGCAAAAAAGTTGATGGAATTAGATGAAGATGTTGATGAGATACACCAAGATAATTACCTGAGGATATCTAAAGAGTTTATAAGTAATCCTGACAAAAAGCAAGTTGAACATCTATTGGAATATGCGTTCATTTCTAGGTATATAGAAAGGTTTGGCGATCACGTTAAGAATATTGGAGAAGAGGTATTTTATTTAGTAAAAGGTGAAACAATGGAATGA
- a CDS encoding CBO0543 family protein, with protein MKSPSFQEVEEAKKHFKELLEAYWLQNDYLSWQWWLLLFGSTVPWIIWWVFVDKKRGVEILSFGLLAGVFSTILDAIGSNAMAWGYPIRLHWLFYPQLYPYDFTGISILFMICYQIAKDSEKKFALLALITSAFMAFGLEVIFVKIGIYEPYNWRHIYSFPIYFLIAWISRRIIKSLVKRGS; from the coding sequence ATGAAATCACCCTCGTTTCAAGAAGTAGAAGAAGCTAAGAAACACTTTAAAGAACTCTTGGAAGCCTATTGGTTACAAAATGATTATTTATCATGGCAATGGTGGCTACTATTATTTGGTTCTACGGTTCCTTGGATTATTTGGTGGGTATTTGTGGATAAAAAAAGAGGTGTAGAGATTCTTTCATTTGGATTACTTGCGGGAGTATTCTCAACTATTCTTGATGCAATTGGTAGTAATGCAATGGCTTGGGGTTATCCTATTAGATTACATTGGTTATTTTACCCACAGCTGTACCCTTATGATTTTACTGGGATTAGTATTTTATTTATGATTTGCTATCAGATAGCAAAAGATAGTGAGAAAAAATTTGCTCTTTTAGCTCTCATCACTTCTGCTTTTATGGCATTTGGTTTAGAAGTGATATTTGTAAAAATAGGGATTTACGAACCTTATAACTGGCGGCATATTTATTCATTTCCTATATACTTTCTAATTGCCTGGATTTCTAGAAGAATAATTAAATCACTAGTAAAAAGAGGAAGTTAA
- a CDS encoding Ig-like domain-containing protein — MKRLLLVGVSILTIGVYQPISVDASNQELNVENEAGAISKGNIVDQLRDVKSDFKELMKKSISDGSKTWTINFNTEIDSETFNNESVYVVDGEGNKLTTKVTYIDESKEGVVYAPDTGYKKSVNYTLIVTEDVKTNKGVALSQGVTMKFELSGDDSEQSSKDIHDFSKEELEAWIDKEEDLTRLREYPVQNDMFNNDLKKTNDEFMSTPGNTEDVMNEYFLQPASGYMEAYYNRNYKIIGEQFKDEISYYFKSSHIHNDVFYAKENLKKMFEVFVQETREEKLNSESIFVTDLSMYYQAMDDLGFPSDRMRGTQYIKYKSGNVLPEGVELNKWYKRDVDVKLLNNAVNRNIITWETAVYAFDGILPLSSYEKVSK, encoded by the coding sequence ATGAAAAGATTATTATTAGTTGGCGTATCCATATTAACGATTGGTGTGTATCAACCAATCAGTGTTGATGCTAGCAACCAAGAATTGAATGTTGAAAATGAAGCAGGAGCTATTTCAAAGGGAAATATAGTTGATCAACTTCGGGATGTGAAAAGCGATTTTAAAGAACTAATGAAAAAATCCATCTCTGATGGTTCAAAAACATGGACTATTAATTTCAACACAGAAATTGATTCAGAAACATTCAACAATGAAAGTGTGTATGTGGTAGATGGAGAAGGAAATAAACTGACTACAAAGGTTACCTACATAGATGAATCAAAAGAAGGTGTAGTTTATGCACCAGATACTGGTTACAAAAAAAGTGTGAATTATACTTTGATTGTAACGGAGGATGTGAAAACAAATAAGGGTGTAGCATTGAGTCAAGGTGTTACTATGAAGTTTGAATTATCTGGAGATGATTCAGAACAAAGCAGTAAGGATATTCATGATTTTTCAAAAGAAGAGTTAGAAGCTTGGATTGATAAGGAAGAGGACCTTACTCGTTTGAGAGAATATCCAGTACAGAATGATATGTTTAATAATGATTTAAAAAAAACTAACGATGAATTTATGAGCACCCCAGGTAATACTGAAGATGTAATGAACGAATATTTCCTCCAACCAGCCTCGGGTTACATGGAAGCTTATTATAATAGGAACTATAAAATTATAGGGGAACAATTTAAAGACGAGATAAGTTATTACTTCAAGAGTTCCCATATCCACAATGATGTATTCTATGCTAAAGAGAATCTGAAAAAGATGTTTGAGGTTTTTGTTCAAGAAACCAGGGAAGAAAAACTTAACTCAGAAAGTATATTTGTTACAGACTTATCTATGTATTACCAAGCAATGGATGATTTAGGATTCCCAAGTGATAGAATGAGAGGAACGCAATACATTAAGTACAAATCTGGTAACGTTCTACCTGAAGGAGTTGAATTAAATAAGTGGTATAAGCGTGATGTTGATGTGAAATTATTAAACAACGCAGTAAATAGAAACATTATCACATGGGAGACAGCAGTTTATGCATTTGATGGTATTTTACCTCTTTCCTCCTATGAAAAGGTTTCTAAATAA
- a CDS encoding integrase core domain-containing protein: MDFIHSILSLLAYLFQFIKLHFKSTHNLRLENIALKSQLSIYNHHYQKNQLPKPRPNQAFRQLWVILSKIHSGWKDALIIVKPETVIKWHRTAFKRFWKRKSQKTGRPTLSKEWISTIKKVHKENSLHSPEKIHDRLALLGLKNVPAPNTIAKYLPNIRKTPTKKQIDSWKSFIHNHLSETWAMDFLTVPTIKMEILYVFVIIHHETRKIIQFGVTKNPNSSWVKQQLRNATPYGQTPKYLIHDNDPVFRSRDIQDFLKSSGIQSKPTSYRSPWQNAYVERVNGTLRREVLDYLIPLHETHLEKKLAEYINYYNNDRTHQGINYKTPIPSPTYIPMKIEESKLKETPILGGLYHTYKRVS, from the coding sequence ATGGATTTCATACACAGTATATTGAGCTTATTAGCCTACCTCTTCCAATTCATTAAGCTTCACTTCAAAAGTACACATAATCTTCGATTAGAAAATATTGCCCTCAAAAGTCAGCTGTCCATCTATAACCATCACTACCAAAAGAACCAACTACCAAAGCCAAGACCGAACCAGGCATTCAGACAGTTATGGGTAATTCTTTCGAAGATACATAGTGGTTGGAAAGATGCCCTCATCATTGTGAAACCTGAAACCGTGATTAAATGGCATCGCACAGCATTCAAACGATTTTGGAAACGTAAATCACAAAAAACCGGTCGTCCTACATTATCGAAAGAATGGATATCGACAATCAAAAAAGTACATAAAGAAAATTCCTTACATTCTCCGGAAAAGATTCACGACAGACTGGCTCTTTTAGGATTGAAAAATGTCCCAGCTCCTAACACCATTGCTAAGTACTTACCAAATATCCGCAAAACCCCGACCAAAAAGCAGATCGATTCCTGGAAATCTTTTATACATAACCATCTTTCAGAGACTTGGGCTATGGACTTTCTAACCGTCCCAACTATCAAAATGGAGATTTTATATGTGTTTGTCATCATTCATCATGAAACCCGCAAAATCATTCAGTTCGGAGTTACAAAGAATCCTAATTCATCGTGGGTGAAACAACAATTACGCAATGCCACACCATATGGTCAAACGCCTAAGTACCTTATTCATGATAACGACCCTGTTTTCCGGTCCAGAGATATTCAGGATTTCCTAAAGTCCTCTGGTATTCAATCGAAGCCGACATCTTATCGTTCTCCATGGCAAAATGCTTATGTAGAAAGAGTAAACGGTACGTTAAGACGAGAAGTACTCGACTATCTAATTCCACTACATGAAACACATTTAGAAAAGAAACTAGCGGAATATATCAATTACTACAACAATGATCGCACACATCAAGGAATCAACTATAAGACCCCCATTCCTTCACCTACCTATATACCAATGAAGATAGAAGAGAGCAAATTAAAAGAGACTCCTATTTTGGGTGGTTTATACCACACCTACAAAAGAGTCTCCTAA
- a CDS encoding DNA/RNA non-specific endonuclease, translating into MKKKMSYLFLLLTTIFMVGCTEVEDTSISDKETNSQEAAIANTDKNSVEEEEATTSSVDESAVEETQTETNNDLFSGYKRIEVDGGDLSGDRETNVVVDIGYGDREYWAFTNEHGQLVRVVADKIILQDDGNEPVLSSGRYYSDEAKVPGVESDVLDEGHVIADSLGGVSNAYNITPQESTLNRHGDQAYMEDAIRKAGGATNFEAIITYPNTETQIPSSYQYTYTLKGNEIVDTFDNVNPDEVNESLGLTDSEPSDSTSSNTNGDISSVDTNGNGQVTIKEAKAAGFSMPIMSDHWLYPYMRDNDGDGMVGE; encoded by the coding sequence ATGAAAAAGAAAATGAGCTATTTATTTTTACTTTTAACGACCATCTTTATGGTTGGTTGTACTGAGGTAGAAGATACATCCATTAGCGATAAAGAAACAAATTCACAAGAAGCAGCCATAGCTAATACAGATAAAAATAGCGTAGAAGAAGAAGAAGCTACCACCTCGAGTGTTGATGAATCTGCTGTAGAGGAAACGCAGACCGAAACAAATAATGACCTGTTCTCAGGATATAAACGTATTGAAGTTGATGGTGGTGATTTGTCTGGAGATCGTGAAACGAATGTCGTTGTTGACATTGGTTACGGGGACCGTGAATATTGGGCATTTACGAATGAACATGGGCAACTAGTACGTGTCGTTGCAGATAAAATCATTTTACAAGATGACGGTAACGAACCTGTATTATCGTCTGGAAGATACTACTCTGATGAGGCGAAGGTTCCTGGTGTCGAAAGTGATGTTTTAGATGAAGGGCATGTTATTGCTGATTCTCTCGGAGGGGTATCGAATGCTTATAATATCACACCACAAGAAAGCACGCTCAATCGTCACGGTGATCAAGCCTATATGGAAGATGCGATCCGCAAGGCAGGTGGCGCTACGAACTTTGAAGCAATTATCACATATCCGAATACGGAAACGCAGATTCCTTCAAGTTATCAGTACACCTATACGTTAAAGGGTAACGAAATCGTTGATACATTTGACAATGTGAATCCTGATGAAGTGAACGAATCACTTGGTTTAACAGACAGTGAGCCTTCCGATTCAACGAGTTCAAATACAAACGGTGATATTTCTAGTGTTGATACGAACGGTAATGGACAGGTGACAATTAAAGAAGCAAAAGCAGCTGGTTTCAGTATGCCAATAATGAGTGATCATTGGCTATACCCCTATATGCGAGATAATGATGGTGATGGGATGGTTGGAGAGTAA
- a CDS encoding thermonuclease family protein, giving the protein MKWKSLLLSAMLVLSFALPANAASFGSESGVPTDKTWSVQFNTTIDEDSLGEVYVTKEGSSTQLQQSISLSSEDTVSIEAPDEGYQPSQSYILHIGGITSSAGVSMTEETTYDFTIQAENKKSATVTRVVDGDTIEVNVDGKTEDVRMLLVDTPETKHPSKPVQPFGPEASDFAKEKLSGKEITLEFDGPKRDKYDRLLAYVWVDGKNFNKMLLEEGLARYAYVYDPPYTYSQEFMKAQNRAKDAEKGIWSIDGYVTEDGFNSDATEEDTGTGDDNTNDGYTGPYDPSGEDRNCGDFDTQEEAQSFFEAAGGPESDPHRLDGDGNGVACESLP; this is encoded by the coding sequence ATGAAATGGAAGTCATTATTGCTATCAGCAATGTTGGTTCTATCGTTTGCTTTACCAGCTAATGCTGCGAGCTTTGGCAGTGAATCAGGAGTACCAACAGATAAAACCTGGTCAGTACAATTTAATACAACAATTGATGAAGATTCATTAGGTGAGGTTTATGTAACCAAAGAAGGTTCTTCTACTCAACTTCAACAATCTATAAGTCTATCAAGTGAGGATACAGTTAGTATTGAAGCACCAGATGAAGGGTATCAACCTAGTCAGAGTTACATCCTACATATTGGAGGAATTACTTCATCGGCCGGTGTTTCCATGACTGAAGAAACAACCTATGACTTTACGATACAGGCGGAAAACAAGAAATCAGCTACCGTCACTCGAGTTGTAGATGGGGACACAATTGAAGTCAATGTAGATGGTAAAACGGAAGATGTACGTATGCTTTTAGTAGATACTCCAGAAACAAAGCACCCGTCCAAACCAGTACAACCATTTGGACCTGAAGCAAGTGATTTCGCAAAAGAAAAGCTAAGTGGTAAAGAAATCACCCTAGAATTTGATGGTCCTAAACGCGACAAATATGATCGCTTGCTAGCTTATGTATGGGTAGATGGCAAGAACTTCAACAAGATGCTATTAGAAGAAGGGTTGGCTCGCTACGCTTATGTTTATGATCCTCCTTATACTTACTCCCAGGAATTCATGAAAGCTCAAAATAGAGCTAAGGATGCTGAAAAAGGGATTTGGAGTATAGATGGTTATGTTACTGAAGATGGCTTTAACTCTGATGCAACGGAAGAAGACACAGGAACCGGTGATGACAATACAAATGATGGTTACACTGGTCCATACGATCCTTCTGGAGAGGACCGTAATTGTGGGGATTTTGATACGCAAGAAGAAGCACAATCCTTTTTCGAAGCAGCTGGAGGCCCTGAATCTGATCCACATCGTTTAGATGGAGATGGTAACGGGGTTGCTTGTGAGAGCTTGCCTTAA
- a CDS encoding HNH endonuclease signature motif containing protein codes for MVRLKKLVMFQLIIEVYLLENSREKLQMVYVNYVEKKLHLMINKVLPYLEVHHIKILSHGGSDSVENVVALCPNCHKKIHLLELEDDINKIQQKELANLN; via the coding sequence TTGGTAAGACTAAAAAAACTAGTCATGTTTCAACTTATTATAGAAGTGTATTTATTAGAGAATTCGCGAGAAAAGTTGCAAATGGTTTATGTCAATTATGTGGAGAAAAAGCTCCATTTAATGATAAACAAAGTTTTACCTTATTTAGAAGTACATCATATTAAAATCCTATCACACGGAGGTAGTGATAGTGTAGAAAATGTAGTTGCTCTTTGTCCAAACTGTCATAAGAAGATACATCTATTGGAATTAGAAGATGACATTAATAAAATTCAACAAAAAGAATTAGCAAATTTAAATTAG
- a CDS encoding DUF3006 domain-containing protein has product MKYTIDRFEGDKAILLQKGDETKSIEVNLNQLPNEAKQGDIVNLTETEDNFIIEILEEETANRKKQMNDMLERLNKKNGPQS; this is encoded by the coding sequence ATGAAGTACACCATTGACCGCTTTGAAGGTGATAAAGCAATCTTACTTCAAAAAGGTGATGAAACCAAAAGCATTGAAGTTAACCTTAACCAATTACCTAATGAAGCAAAACAAGGAGATATTGTAAACCTAACCGAAACAGAAGATAATTTTATAATAGAAATCCTGGAAGAAGAAACTGCTAATCGTAAAAAACAAATGAATGATATGCTAGAAAGGCTTAACAAAAAGAATGGTCCTCAATCTTGA
- a CDS encoding MBL fold metallo-hydrolase: protein MKIKSLLLTLIFIVSVAVPVNAQEQFETSENVPVDKVWTVKFNTEIDPSSIKDDMIYYTYRGGYVPAVVFPPEKVEVNGDTLKIHPPEEGLRASEDYRLYVLPLESTSGVTMENKFTHDFTTAPAKKDQLKVHFIDVGQGDSILVEFTNGKTMLVDGGDKSAGEKVVSYLKKAGISTIDKVVATHPDADHIGGLIDVMKKLEVKSVLDSGKSHTTETYEEYLDIIDQKDIPFDLATRDSNLRMDPLTDVKVLHVDKESSDNNASSIVLKVTRGNIDFMLMGDAEAEDEIEIAKPYDVEAEILKVSHHGSDTGSAPSFIDEVSPEVGVLSYGADNNYGHPTDEVVRRLKEAGAELYSTAEAGDIVVKTNGETYDVEAQPFNPDVEPNPKPSPSVINIVNVGLDSEIVTIENTNDTSANLGDWKLLSVTGNQTYTFPSDYTLAAEEKVYVTSGRDAVSNPPSYLEWTGAYIWNNDGDSAKLFDDDGNLKAEWQ from the coding sequence ATGAAAATAAAAAGCTTATTGTTAACACTTATTTTTATTGTTTCAGTTGCAGTTCCAGTGAATGCCCAAGAGCAATTTGAAACAAGCGAAAATGTTCCAGTTGATAAGGTCTGGACAGTAAAATTTAATACCGAAATAGATCCATCTTCTATTAAGGATGATATGATTTATTACACTTATCGTGGAGGATATGTGCCCGCTGTTGTGTTCCCACCTGAAAAAGTAGAGGTTAATGGGGATACGTTGAAAATCCATCCACCAGAAGAAGGGTTAAGAGCTAGCGAGGATTACCGCTTATACGTACTACCTCTTGAATCCACATCTGGTGTAACCATGGAAAACAAATTCACGCATGATTTTACCACTGCCCCTGCCAAGAAGGATCAATTAAAAGTTCACTTCATTGATGTAGGACAAGGTGATAGCATCTTAGTTGAATTCACCAATGGGAAAACGATGTTGGTTGATGGTGGTGACAAATCAGCTGGTGAAAAAGTTGTATCCTACTTAAAGAAAGCTGGTATCAGCACAATTGATAAAGTTGTCGCAACTCATCCTGATGCCGATCACATTGGCGGCTTAATTGATGTAATGAAGAAATTGGAAGTCAAAAGTGTATTGGACTCTGGTAAGAGTCACACCACGGAAACGTACGAGGAATACTTAGACATTATTGACCAAAAAGACATACCATTTGATTTAGCTACTAGAGACAGTAATCTTAGAATGGACCCACTAACTGATGTGAAAGTTTTACACGTAGATAAAGAATCTAGCGATAATAACGCTTCTTCTATCGTCCTTAAAGTTACGCGAGGAAACATTGATTTTATGCTAATGGGAGATGCAGAAGCAGAAGATGAAATAGAAATTGCTAAACCTTATGATGTGGAAGCAGAAATCTTAAAAGTATCCCACCACGGTTCAGATACAGGTAGTGCCCCATCATTTATTGATGAAGTAAGTCCTGAAGTAGGTGTTCTATCATATGGAGCAGACAACAACTATGGTCATCCTACTGACGAAGTGGTAAGACGATTAAAAGAGGCTGGCGCAGAATTGTATTCTACTGCTGAAGCTGGAGATATTGTTGTTAAAACAAATGGTGAAACATATGATGTAGAAGCACAACCATTTAACCCTGATGTTGAACCAAATCCTAAACCTTCACCATCTGTGATTAATATTGTTAATGTAGGCTTGGATAGTGAAATTGTGACCATCGAAAATACCAATGATACCTCAGCCAACTTGGGTGACTGGAAACTTCTATCCGTTACTGGGAACCAAACTTATACATTCCCTAGTGACTATACTCTCGCGGCAGAAGAAAAAGTGTACGTAACGAGTGGTCGAGATGCTGTTAGTAATCCTCCATCTTACCTAGAATGGACTGGCGCTTATATCTGGAACAATGATGGAGACAGTGCAAAACTATTTGATGACGACGGTAATTTGAAAGCAGAGTGGCAGTAA
- a CDS encoding UvrD-helicase domain-containing protein, whose amino-acid sequence MFKKLYIQLRLLIYSPQINQQLKELEKKTKDLELRQREINNTKVMISDDYMVNVEKDHEYILRYVEGGSCFAFHNKANQMIKDLPSDSTPQKIDLLQNQYIELCDNYNSEFLRLKNSIDQINETLKPYYAGVESYHEEIANLKRDYFANSSLQTMKIEYEDIYSFFKDAGPVTNMVETFLDTYPNLDSLVKDWNKEYVVKELKNNDVLFNNIDGKSLDEQQRRAVIVDEDNNLVVAGAGSGKTLTISGKVRYLVETKNIDPEEIFLVTFTKKAAGEMEERIKKKLNINVEASTFHKLGMNIIGKTSNNKPDVQDEPKEIINKYFENDLYDDPEQLKKIIEYFGYYINVPKDMEEFDNLGEYYDHYKQLEFETLRSKYEENKYIQESSQRLKRYKRTLSGEKVKSLEEVMIANFLFLNGVNYQYEEAYKYSTSDAYRRQYKPDFYLPDYDIYIEHFGINKDNQVPWLNEFYEKEYLEGMEWKRQVHAQNRTNLIETYSYLTNDGVLLETLRQKLLRAGVKFKEVDFIDIFNKIYDTENSNHFTEFVNFVSTFINLFKSNGYDYDMFDELKKLAPKDHSFSFHRTNLFIDIVKPVYEYYQNALKEQHQIDFNDMINDATDAVESGEVNFPYKYLIIDEYQDISVSRFNLINAIKKRTNAKVMAVGDDWQSIYRFAGSDLSLFTKFQEYFGFSEMLKIENTYRNSQELINFAGEFVMKNNQQIKKNLQSAKREEEPIKVIKYNGLTTQEDGTDLIDAFLKVIEKVVQSYGEDAEVMLLGRTNYDIKFLDQYSEFKITKNNNVTYSKYPNLNMFFLTVHKSKGLEADNVIIINGKNDLLGFPNRISDDPLLSLVLTEQDEFTFAEERRLFYVALTRTKNKTFILAPEINESIFVKELIEKQHVDYELVSDRVTLTNNPKCPKCVQGFLLTRENSRNNKQFLGCSNYPKCNHTINDVRVINDQVICSNCKGYMVLRNGPYGEFYGCSNYPSCTNKLKLAEL is encoded by the coding sequence TTGTTTAAAAAGCTATATATACAACTAAGATTATTGATATATTCACCACAGATTAATCAACAATTAAAAGAGTTAGAAAAAAAGACAAAAGATTTAGAGTTGAGACAAAGAGAGATAAACAATACAAAAGTTATGATTTCAGATGACTACATGGTTAATGTAGAGAAGGACCATGAATATATCTTAAGGTATGTAGAAGGCGGAAGTTGTTTTGCTTTTCATAATAAAGCCAATCAAATGATTAAGGATCTACCATCAGATTCTACACCACAAAAAATTGACCTATTACAAAATCAATACATAGAGCTTTGTGATAATTATAACAGTGAGTTTCTAAGGCTTAAGAATAGCATAGACCAGATTAACGAGACACTAAAACCTTACTACGCTGGAGTAGAAAGCTATCATGAGGAGATAGCTAATCTTAAGAGGGATTATTTTGCTAATTCTTCATTACAAACTATGAAAATAGAATATGAAGATATTTATAGTTTCTTTAAGGATGCTGGACCTGTAACCAATATGGTAGAAACATTCTTGGATACGTATCCTAATTTGGATTCACTCGTGAAAGATTGGAATAAGGAGTACGTAGTTAAGGAGTTAAAGAATAATGATGTATTATTCAATAATATAGACGGTAAATCTTTAGATGAACAACAAAGAAGAGCTGTAATTGTTGATGAGGATAATAATTTAGTAGTTGCAGGTGCTGGGTCTGGAAAGACATTAACAATCTCTGGAAAGGTAAGATATCTAGTTGAGACGAAAAACATAGACCCTGAAGAAATATTTTTGGTAACTTTTACGAAAAAAGCTGCTGGTGAGATGGAGGAGCGAATAAAGAAAAAGCTAAACATTAATGTTGAGGCAAGTACTTTTCATAAGCTAGGTATGAATATTATTGGTAAGACGAGCAATAACAAACCAGATGTTCAAGATGAACCGAAGGAGATTATAAATAAATACTTTGAAAACGATTTATATGATGATCCAGAACAGTTAAAGAAGATTATCGAGTATTTTGGTTATTATATCAATGTTCCTAAGGATATGGAGGAATTCGATAATCTTGGAGAATATTATGATCACTATAAACAATTGGAATTTGAAACGCTTAGAAGCAAGTATGAAGAAAATAAATATATTCAAGAGAGTTCTCAAAGATTAAAACGTTATAAAAGAACTTTAAGCGGTGAAAAAGTAAAAAGTCTAGAAGAAGTGATGATTGCCAACTTCTTATTCTTAAATGGCGTTAATTATCAATATGAAGAAGCATATAAATACTCTACCTCTGATGCATACAGGAGACAATACAAACCTGATTTCTATCTTCCTGATTATGATATCTATATTGAACATTTTGGTATAAACAAAGATAATCAGGTACCTTGGTTAAATGAATTCTATGAGAAAGAATATCTAGAGGGTATGGAATGGAAGAGGCAAGTACATGCTCAGAACAGAACAAATCTAATAGAAACCTATTCGTACCTAACCAATGATGGTGTTCTTTTAGAAACACTTCGTCAAAAATTATTACGAGCAGGAGTAAAGTTCAAAGAAGTCGATTTCATCGACATCTTTAATAAGATATATGATACAGAAAACTCCAATCACTTTACGGAATTCGTGAATTTTGTATCTACTTTTATTAATTTATTCAAATCTAATGGTTACGACTATGACATGTTTGATGAGTTAAAGAAGCTAGCGCCCAAGGACCACAGTTTTTCTTTTCATCGAACGAACTTGTTCATCGATATTGTTAAACCTGTCTATGAATATTACCAAAATGCTCTGAAAGAACAACACCAAATCGACTTCAACGATATGATAAATGATGCTACGGATGCAGTTGAATCAGGTGAAGTGAATTTCCCATATAAATACCTCATTATTGATGAGTATCAAGATATCTCAGTTAGTCGATTTAATTTGATTAATGCCATAAAGAAGAGAACTAATGCCAAAGTGATGGCTGTTGGAGATGATTGGCAATCTATATATCGCTTTGCGGGTTCAGACTTAAGTTTATTTACAAAGTTCCAGGAGTATTTTGGATTTAGCGAAATGTTGAAAATCGAAAATACCTATCGCAATTCTCAAGAACTCATTAACTTTGCTGGCGAATTTGTCATGAAAAACAATCAACAAATTAAGAAAAACTTACAGTCTGCCAAAAGAGAGGAAGAGCCAATTAAAGTAATTAAATACAACGGGTTAACTACTCAAGAAGATGGAACAGATTTAATAGATGCTTTTCTCAAAGTTATTGAAAAGGTTGTTCAGAGCTATGGGGAAGACGCTGAAGTTATGCTTTTAGGGAGAACAAATTATGACATCAAATTCTTGGATCAATACTCTGAATTTAAGATAACTAAGAATAATAATGTAACTTACAGCAAGTATCCAAATTTGAATATGTTCTTTTTAACAGTACACAAATCCAAAGGTCTTGAAGCGGATAATGTGATAATTATTAATGGTAAAAATGATTTATTAGGATTTCCCAACCGTATATCAGATGATCCTCTGTTGTCATTGGTTCTAACTGAACAGGATGAATTTACTTTTGCAGAAGAACGAAGACTTTTCTATGTTGCACTCACTAGAACTAAGAACAAAACATTTATTTTAGCTCCTGAGATTAATGAATCTATCTTTGTGAAGGAATTAATTGAAAAACAACATGTTGATTATGAGCTGGTAAGTGACAGAGTCACGCTTACCAATAATCCAAAGTGTCCTAAGTGTGTACAAGGTTTTCTTCTAACAAGAGAGAATAGTAGGAACAATAAACAGTTTCTTGGTTGTAGTAATTATCCTAAGTGTAATCACACAATTAATGATGTCAGAGTTATCAATGACCAGGTAATTTGTTCAAACTGCAAAGGATATATGGTCTTACGAAATGGACCTTACGGGGAATTCTACGGTTGTAGTAATTATCCTAGTTGTACAAACAAGCTAAAATTAGCTGAATTATAG
- a CDS encoding PD-(D/E)XK nuclease family protein: MKQDSNQELYLKISRFLSNNELLFELNSSLREFNPFKVLKVDQYEIRHSNMLAWLLDPKENHDIGDLFLKKFPLNCYVIPQLYL; encoded by the coding sequence ATGAAACAAGATTCAAATCAAGAGCTATATCTAAAGATTTCAAGGTTCCTTTCAAACAACGAATTATTGTTTGAATTAAATTCATCATTAAGAGAGTTTAATCCTTTCAAAGTCTTAAAAGTTGATCAGTATGAGATTCGACATTCTAATATGTTAGCCTGGTTGCTTGATCCTAAGGAGAATCATGATATAGGAGATTTATTCTTAAAAAAATTTCCTCTGAACTGTTATGTGATACCCCAGCTTTATCTATAA